In the genome of Natronomonas salina, the window TTCGGGCCGTCCGGGGCCGGCATCCAGCCGATGCCCATCAGCCGCTTGTGGAACATGTAGACGACGGGGTCGTCGTCGCGGATGGCGGTGTGCATGAGCCCCTTGGCGTCGCGGGCCGTGCTCGGTACGACGACCTTCATCCCGGGCAGGTGGGCGAAGGTCCCGTACAGCGTCTGAGAGTGCTGGGCGGCGTCGTTGTACCCGCCGCCGACGGCCGTCATGAGGACCATCGGGACGTTCACCGACCCGCCCGACATGTAGGTGTTCTTCGCCATCTGGTTGTATATCTGGTCCATGCAGACCCCGAAGAAATCCGCGAACATCAGCTCGACAATCGGGCGCATCCCGGCCTGGGCTGCCCCGACCCCGGCGCCGACGAAGGACGTCTCGCTTATCGGGACGTCCATGACGCGCTCGCGGCCGAACTCGTCGAGAAGCCCCTCCGTGGAGTCGAAGATGCCGCCGTAGTCGGCGACGTCCTCGCCCATCACGAAGACGTCCTCGTCGTCGCGCATCTCCGCGGCGATGGCCTCGACCATCGCGCGGCTCATCGTCAGTTCGCGCTGCGTGCCCTCGGGCTCGGTCGCTTTCGCCATCAGTCGTCACCTCCGGCCTCCGCGGCGGTCGTACTCGCAGGCGGGTCGACGAACACATCGTCGTAGGCCTCCGCCGGGTCCGGCTGCGGCTGCTCCTTGGCCCACTCGATCGCGTCCTCGACGCGTCGCGTGGCCGCCTCTCGGAGCTCCTCGATCCGCTCGTCCGACAGCCCCTCCCTGCCGAGTCGGGCCTCCAGTTTCGGGATGGGGTCGAGCCGGTCCAGTTTCTCGACCTCCTCGTCGGAGCGGTACTCCTGGGCGTCGCCCATGAAGTGGCCCATCCGACGGTGGACCTGCACCTCGATCAGCGTCGGGCCGTTGCCGGCGCGGGCGCGACCGACCGCCCGTTCCGCCGCCTCGTAGACGGCGATCGGGTCGTTGTGGTCTACACGCTCGCCCGGCAGGTCGAACCCCTGTGCCCGCTTCGACCCGTCGGCGACGTCCGTCACCCGCTCTTTCGGCATGCTGATGGCCCAGTCGTTGTCCTCGACGACGAAGACGACGGGCAGGTCCCGGACCGACGCGAGGTTGAGCGACTCGAGGAACCCGCCCTGGCTGATCGCCCCCTCGCCGACGTAGCTGACGGCGACCGCGTCCGAGTTGCGCTTCTTCGCGGCCATCGCCGCGCCGACGGCGGGCGGACAGCCCTGCGCGATGATGCCGCTGCAGGCGAAGTTCACGTCGGGGTCGAACAGGTGCATGTGGCCACCTTTCCCCTTCGAGAGCCCGGTCCGCCGACCGAATATCTCGGCGGTCATCCGCTTCAGGTCGACGCCCTTCGCGATGGCGACGTGGTGCGGCCGGTGGGGCGCCGTCACGGTGTCGTCGTCGGTCAGGTGCTGGCAGACCCCGACGGCGGCCGGTTCGTGGCCCGCCGCGAGGTGCAACTCGCCCGGGATCGGCCCGGCCGAGATGTCGAACTTCGGCTGTTTCCCCTCCAGGTACTCCTCCTGTAACCGCTCCTCGTAGTGCCGGGCGGTCACCACGTCGCGGTACATCTCCTCCAGTTCCGATCTGTGTGGCATGGTAGCTCCCCACAACCAGTGCGTCCTTATTTCCAATAAACGTTCGTGATATAGTTGTTAGTCGGCGGACAGAATGGGGGAGAGGTCGGAGCCAGAAGTGAGAACGGCCCTCAGGCTGGGTAGGGTCGTTCGCCCAGTATCTCCAGTTCGTCGCCGACTCGGAGTTCCGCTCCGACCGTCGCCTCGGGGACGAACGTGTTGACCATCAGCCGGAAGTAGTGGTCGAACCAGTCCTCGGACGCCCACTCCGGGAGCGTCTCCTCGCGCTTCCGGACGAACGTCTCCCGGAAGCCGGGCGTCTCCGCGCCGGTGTCGGGGTCTCTCGTCGGGACGACGCAGCGCTGGCAGGGGTTCGACCCCAGGAACTCGGCGTCGCCGACCCGGAACGCGACGGCCGTCTCCTCGTCCTCGTAGAGGCGGTCCTCCCAGAACGCCTCGACGCCGGAGACGACGAGGTTCGGGCGGAGCCGCCGCTCCATCTCCGCGGCGTCGATCCCGTCGAACCAGCCGGCGACCGCCTCCAGGGTGGCCTCCGAGATGACCGTCGGCCCCGAGGCGAGCGTGTCGTCCGGGAAGCCGCCCGTCTCGTCGTACCGGAGCGTCACGGGTTCGTCGAAGTGGTCGGCGAGCCACGCCTCGATGGCCTCGCGGTCCTCGACGTCGAACGCGGCCGGCTCGCCGTCGGCCGGTCGGAACGTGAGCCGCCCGGCCTTCGGGTCGAACCACGACCGCAGCCGGTGGACCCGGCGGTCGTTCTTCCCGTTGACGTAGTCGCCGTCGGCGTCGACCATCGCGAACGTGCGGTCGTAGGTGAGCCCCCCGTCGGGGCGCACCTCGACGCGTTCGAGGGTGTCGTGGGGGTCCAGGGACTTGACCGGGTAGACGACGATGCGCTCGAGCGTCGGCGTCGACATAGCCGGGTCGTGGGAGCCGCCGGATGATAGTCGTGTCTCTTGACACACGTCCGGTCGAGGCCCGGAGCGTTCGACCCCTCCCGTCGTCGCGGCGCCGCCGAGTGGCCCTTTTCGACGGCCGAACGACAACCCTTATTCGCGGGGGCCGCACACCGCCTGTCATGGAACTGTCGGTACCGGAGGTCGACTACTCCGACTACACCAACCGCGAGCTGGTGGCGATCCCGCTGGGGCTGCTCACGCTGGCGCTGGGCATCCTCGCCGTCGCGACGGTGCTGACCGGCTCGCCGGTCGACCTCGGGATGGAGTTCACGGGCGGTGCGGAGCTACAGATACAGACGTCCGACTCGCCGGAGGAGATCAGATCCGAGTTCGACGCCCCGGTCGCGTCGGTCACGCAGGTCGGCTCGCCGACCAGCGACACCTACCTCGTCGAGTTCAGGGCGGAGGACTACGACGACCTGAACTCGCTGGTCTCGCAGGCCGAGGACGCGGGCTACGAGATCCAGCAGGAGGGCGAACGGAGCCCGAGCTTCGCCGGCGACACGCAGACGCAGGCGCTGTTCGGACTGCTCATCGCCTTCGCCGGGATGGCGATCCTCGTGTTCCTCATGTTCCGGACGTTCATCCCCTCGATCGCCGTCGTGGCGTCGGCGTTCTCCGACATCGTCATCCCGCTGGCGCTGATGCGGCTGTTCAACATCGAGCTGACGCTCGGGACCGTCGCGGCGCTGCTGATGCTCATCGGGTACTCGGTGGACTCCGACCTGCTGTTGAACAACCACGTCCTCCGGCGGCACGGCGACTTCTACACCTCGACGACCCGCGCGATGCGCACCGGGGTGACGATGACGATCACGTCTATCGCCGCGATGGTCGTGATGACCGTCGTCGCCCGGGCCCTCGGCATCCCGCTGCTGCCGGCCGTGGGCATCGTGCTCGTCTTCGGCCTGCTGGCCGACCTGATGAACACCTACCTGCTCAACGTGAGCCTGCTCCGCTACTACAAGTACGAGGCGATCGCACAATGAAACTCCAGCTGAAGAAGCACTGGCGCATCTGGCTGCTCGTTCTCTTCGTCGTCCTCAGCTCCGTCGCCGTCTTCGCCCCCACGGGCGGCGCCGGCGGGGGCGACCTGAACGAGACGAACGGGACCGACTCCCCGCAGGGGACCTCCTCGCAGTACACGAACCTCCGGTTCGGCCTCGACCTCTCCGGCGGGACCCAGGTCAGAGCGCCGCTGATCGGCATGACCGTCACCGGACTCGAGATAGACGACCCCGGGGCGACCGAACAGACGCTCCAGAGCGAACTCGACCTGGGCGCCGCGGACGTGGACGCCGACGCCGAGGAGGGCGCCGTCGAGATCTACACCGACCACTACGTCAACGACGACTGGCAGAGCCAGGACGAGGCGTTCCAGGCGTTCGCGGCGGCGCTCCAGGAGGCCGGCTACTCCGTCAGCACCGACGACGTCCGGATGGGCGTCACCAGCCAGACGCGGGACACCGCCGAGGAGCGGCTCACCAGGAAGATCAGCGAGGGCGGCCTCCCCGGCGGCGAGGTGAGCCAGGTCGCCCAGCCCGGCTCCCAGCACCTGATGGTCGTCGAGGTGCCCGGCGCCAACCGGACGGCGGTCAGAGAGCGGATCACCGACCGCGGGCAGGTCGAGACGGTGGCGCTGTTCCCCGACCCCGAGACCGGCGAGTACCGCACCGAGTCGCTCATCGACCAGGGCGACTTCGCGAACATCGGCGGCGCGACCCAGGACAGCGGCCAGACGTTCGTCCCGGTCACGCTCACCCAGGAGGCCGGCCCCCGGTTCGGCCAGGCGATGCGCGACTACGGCTTCGACCAGCAGGGCGGGACGAACTGTAACTACAACTACCAGGACCAGTCGCTGCAGGAGAACATCCAGCGGATGAACGAGTCCGGCCAGGAGAACCGCTGTCTGCTGACCGTCGTCGACGGGGAGGTCGTCTACGGATCGGGCATCGCTCCGAGCCTCTCCTCGTCGTTCCGCGACGGCAGCTTCGACGAGAACCCCCGCTACCAGACGAACACGCCAGACCTCGAGACCGCCCGGCAGCTCGAACTCGACATGCGGACCGGCGCGCTCCCGACGACGCTGGACATCGAGAACCGCGGGACGGAGTTCTACCTCCAGCCGAGCCTCGCCGAGCGGTTCAAGCCGCTCTCGCTGGCGACCGGGGCCGTCGCCGTCCTCGCGGTCGCGATGATGGTCTTCCTCCGCTACCGCCGACCGGAGGTCGCCCTGCCGATGACGCTCACCGCCGGCGCGGAGGTGTTCATCCTGCTCGGGTTCGCCGCCGCCGTCAGCCTGCCGCTGGACCTCTCGCACATCGCGGGCTTCATCGCCGTCATCGGTACCGGGGTCGACGACCTCGTGATAATCGCCGACGAGATCATGCAGCAGGGCGAGGTGAAGACCTCCCGGGTGTTCGAGTCGCGGTTCCGGAAGGCGTTCTGGGTGATCGGCGCCGCCGCCGCGACGACGATCATCGCCATGTCGCCGCTGGCGGTGCTGTCGCTGGGCGAACTCCGCGGGTTCGCCATCGTCACCATCGTCGGCGTCCTCATCGGCGTCCTCATCACCCGGCCCGCCTACGGGGACATCCTCCGCATCCTCGTCCTCGAGGACGAGTAGAGCCCCACCGACCCCGCTTCCTCAGCCGAGTCGACGACGCGCCAGTAACGAACTCCCGAGCAGCGTCGCGACCGCGACGCCGGCCCCGAAGCCCGGACCCTCCGCTGGTGTCGGCGACGGCGGGTCCACCGCCCGCCCGTCCTCGGCGCCGGCCCCGTTCTCGTTCAGCGACACGTCCGCGGAGACGCCGTCCTCGCCGACGGAGGCGTTCGCCGTGACGCCGGTGTTGCCGACGGTCTCGTTCAGCGTCGCGGTCAAGATCGGCTCCCCGCCCGGCGTGGGCGTCTTCGGCTGCTCGGTCCCCGTCTGGGTCGACGTCGGCGTGGCCGTCGCAGTGGCGGTCTCCGACGGCGTCTCCGTCTGGGTGCCCGGCGCCGGCGGCGGTCCGATCCGCTCTCTGGCCTCCTCCTCGTCCTCGCACTCGCAGACGTAGGTGTACTCGCTCTCGACGGTGAAGCCGTAGGTCTCGTCGTCCCGGTCGGCCTCGCGGGGCCCCGTCCCGTTGAGGAACGCGTTCGCGTTGTAGAATCCGATCTCCCCGGTCGTGTCGGCGCAGCCGCCGCCCGACGACTCGTCGCTCAACTCGAGGACGATCCGGTCGTCCGCCGCCACGACGGGCGGGTCTCCTCCGAGGTCCTCGTAGTCGTAGAACTCGAAGGCGACGCCGGCCTCCGTGAAGGTCGCGGAGCCGGTGTGCTTCAGCAGGTCCACGTCGTAGCCGCCGCTGGACCCGTCGTCGCCGCGGTCGACGCCGAACGCCGCGATGTTGTGCGCCGCGCAGTCGCTGTGGTCGACCGCGTCTGTCTCGACGACGAACCGGTCGACGGCGATGCCGTCCGAGGCGCCGACGTCGTCGAAGGCCTCGCCGCCCTTCAGCGTGTACCGGACGCTGACGTTCTCCGCGCCCGGGGAGTGGTCCTCCTGTTCGAGGAACTCGAAGGTCGCGTTCCCCGTCTCGTCGTGTTCGTAGTGCGGTGCTTCTGCCCGGGTGTGGTCGTCCGCCAGCACGGCCCCGGCGAAGGCGACGGCGGCGAGCAGCAGGCCGAGTACCACCGCAGCGCTCGCGGCCCGTATCCGTGGGTCCCGGCGTCGACTGGAGGGCATACGCTCACCTCGCGGTTTCGTTCCTTAGTCCGTTCGCCGTACATTTCTGTGACTTTATCGTCGGCGGCCGAGGCGGCCGGCGCCCACTTCGAAGCGCTTTCCCTCGTCCCGCGGGAAGCGACGGTATGACCTTCCGAGACGGGACGCTGGTGGACTGGCGGGAGTGGGGCCAGGAGGCCTTCGACGTCGCCGACCGGACCGGCAAGCCCGTGCTCTGCTCGCTGACGGCGCCGTGGTGTGAGTGGTGCGAGACGATGGACGAGGAGTCGTACTCCGACCCGAAACTCGCCGCCCACGTCGGCGAGAGCTTCGTCCCCGTCCGCGTCGACGTCGACCGCCACCCCCGCGTCCGCGAGCGGTACAACATGGGCGGCTTCCCGACGACGGTGTTCCTGACGCCGGGCGGCGAGGTGCTCTCGGGGGCGACCTACCTCGGGCCGGACGGCCTCCGGCAGGTCCTCGACGGCGTCCGGCGCTCCTGGGACGCGAAGGGCGCCTCGGCCGGGCGGGTGCCGCGGGCCCTCGACGAGGGCGACCTGCCGAGCGGCGAGGTCGACGCCGCCATCGAGGCCCACATGGTCGAGCAGGTCGCCGCCGCCTTCGACGACGAGTTCGGCGGCTGGGGCACCGGAGCGAAGTTCCCGATGGCCCGGACCGTCGAGTTCGCGCTCAAGCGCGACCGCGACCGCGCGACCCGGACCCTCGAGGCGATCCAGACGCACCTCTACGACACCTACGACGGCGGCTTCTACCGCTTCGCCGAGAACCGCAGCTGGGGGGAGCCCCACCGCGAGAAGCTGACCGACGAGAACGCCGCGCTCGTCAGGACGTTCTCGAACGGCTACCTCTACACCGGCAACGACGCCTACCGGAACACCGCCGAGGGGACCGTCGACTACCTGACGACCACCGTCTGGACGGGCGAGGCCTTCGGCGCGAGCCAGGCGGCCAGCGACTACTTCCTCCTGGAGCCGACCGAGCGCGAGGATGCCGACCCGCCGAGCGTCGACGGGACCGTCTTCGCCGACAAGAACGGGCTGGCCGCCGAGGCGCTGTTCCGCTACGCCGCCGTCACCGACGCCGACGGCGCCGAGCGGTACGCCGAGCGGGCCCTCGAGTACGTCCTGGAGACGCTCGTCGACGACGGCCGCGTCGTCCACTACGACGAGCCGGACAGCGAGACCGGCCTGCTCGTCGACCACGCCCGGCTCCTCTCGGGGCTCACCGCCGCCGCGCAGGTCACCGGCCCCGACGGCTGGATAGCGCCCGCCCGCGAGGTCGCCGACGACGCGGTCGACCGGCTGCTCGCGGCCGACGGCGCGTTCCTGGACGGCGAACCGACGGGCGCCGGGCTCCTCGACCGGCCGCTCCGGCCGCTCGACACCAACGCCGAGATGGCCGACGCGCTGCTGGACCTCTGGGCGCTCACCGGCGAGGCGCGCTACCGCGAGACGGCGACCGACGCGCTGGCCGCGTTCGCGGGCGCCCACGAGCGGATGGGCGTCGAGGTCGCCGGCTACGCGGCGGCCTGCGCCCGCGCCCACTACGACCCGCTCGTCGTCCGGACGCCGGCTGCCGGAACGGACCTCCACCGGGCGGCCCTCCGGATCGCCGACCACGAGAAGGTCGTCGTCCCCGAGGACCGCGAGGACGCCGTCGTCGTCCGCGCCGGCTCGACGTCCGACCCCGCGTCGACGCCCGACGAACTGCTCGAGCGTGCAGCCGACGGGCCCGCGCCCTGACCCGGTTCGACCCCCGGGACTGCCGTAGCGTCGGCCACTCCTGGCGAACGGCGCGGCGTCAACAACTCTAACATTGCCTAAACTTGCGGTGTGTTTATAACCCCCCGGAGCGGAACCTCTACCAATGGCGAGTCTCAGAGACCTCGGCCTCTCCGAGTACGAGGCCCGAGCGTACCGAGCCCTCCTGAAGACGGGACCCACAACGGCCAAGGAGTTGTCCCGGGTCAGCGACGTGCCGATGGGCCGGATCTACGACGTGCTCAACAGCATCGAGCAGTACAACCTCGTTCGCTCGCAGTCGGCCTCGCGGCCGAAGAAGTACGTCGCGGTCGAACCCACGACCGCCCTCGACCGGCTCCTCGACGACAAGAAGCGGGAGCTCGAGGAGAAGGCCAACCAGTACGAGGAGATCGTCGACGACCTCACCGGCGAACTGGAGACCGCCGAACCCGTCGAGGAGACCTTCTGGACGGCGTCGGTCGGCCCCGACGAGACCGTCGACCTGCTCGTCGAGCGGCTCTCCGCCGCCGACTCCCGGGTCGTCATGGTGCTGTCGACCTACACCGAGCAGTTCTTCGACATCGACACGGTCGGGACCATCATCCTCGACGAACTCAGCGAGGCCCTCGAACGCGGCGTCGAGGTCCAGCTCCTCATGCGGCCCGACCTCGTCCCCATCCTCCCGGAGTCGATCGGCGACCGCTACCGCGGCTCGCTGATGGAGCACGACCAGTTCTCGGTCCGGACCAGCGAGAACGTCTCCGGGACGTTCACGCTCATCGACGAGAACGAGGTCGTCATCGAGGTCCCCCACCCGCTGAAGAGCCAGGAGGTCTTCGCGATGATCGACCTCAAGGACCGCGAGTTCGCCCAGAGCGTCCGCACCGAGTTCGACCCGCGCTGGGAGAAGGCCGAGGAGCTCACCTTCTGACCGCCGGCTCGACGACGGCGCGGTTTCGGCGTTCGTGTCAGTCGTAACACCGATGGGGGTCGGTACCGTAGGCCACGGAACGTCGGTCCCCATGGACGACCCAGCAAAGCTGCGCGCGCTGCTCGACCACGCCCAGGACAAGCTCGTGGTCGTCGACGAGACGGGGACCTACCGGTACGCCAACGACGCCGTCGAGCGGCTCCTCGGCTACGCGCCCGCGGAGATCGTCGGCCAGAACACCTTCGAGTTCATGCACCCGGCGGACCGCGACCGGGTCCGGGGGGCCTTCCAGGGGCTCGTCGACTGCGAGGAGCCGTCGAGCGAGACCGCCGAGTACCGCCACCGGACGGCCGGCGGCGACTGGGTCTGGCTGGAGAGTCTGATGTCCAACAACGTCGCCACGGACCTCGGCGGCTACGTGGTCAGCTCCCGCGACGTCACCGACCGGAAGCGCGCCGAGGAGCGCGAACGCAGGACCGAGGCCCGCCTCCAGCAGCTCGCCGCCAACGCGGCGGACGTCCTCTGGATGTTCACCGGCGACTGGTCGGAGCTGGTCTTCGTCAACGAGGCCTACGAGCGGATCTACGGCCAGTCCATCGACGAGGTCAGAGCCGAGCCGACGAGCTTCGTCGAGGCGATCCACCCCGACGACCGACAGCGGGTCCGCGAGTACATGGAACGGAACGCCGCCGGGGAGGCCACGGACATCGAGTACCGGGTCAACCCGCACCGCGACTACCGCCGGTGGGTGTGGGTGAAGGCCCAGCCGATCGTCGAGGCCGGCGAGGTCACCCACATCGTTGGGTTCTCGCGGGACATCACCGACCGGCGCCGCCGCGAGCGGCAGCTCCGGGTGATGGACAACCTCCTCCGGCACAACCTCCGCAACGACATGAACGTCATCCTGGGCCACGCCGAGATCGCCAAGGAGCAGGCCGGCGCCGGGGTCGCCGACAGCATGAACGTCATCCTGGAGACCGGCGAGAAGCTCCTCGAGACCGCCGCCAAGGAGCGGGAGATCATCGACGTCCTGGTCGGGATCGACGACCGCGAGCGGGTCGACCTCGTCGCGCTGCTCGGGGGGGTCCTGGA includes:
- a CDS encoding alpha-ketoacid dehydrogenase subunit beta, which encodes MAKATEPEGTQRELTMSRAMVEAIAAEMRDDEDVFVMGEDVADYGGIFDSTEGLLDEFGRERVMDVPISETSFVGAGVGAAQAGMRPIVELMFADFFGVCMDQIYNQMAKNTYMSGGSVNVPMVLMTAVGGGYNDAAQHSQTLYGTFAHLPGMKVVVPSTARDAKGLMHTAIRDDDPVVYMFHKRLMGIGWMPAPDGPKTGVPDDDYTVPFGEADVKREGSDVTVVTLGLHVHRAMAAAESLADDGVDAEVVDLRTLVPLDAETVLESVRKTGRLVVVDEDYRSYGVTGEIVARVAETDLGALEAVERVALPDVPIPYARPLENEVLPDAGDVETAIRNAVE
- the secF gene encoding protein translocase subunit SecF — translated: MELSVPEVDYSDYTNRELVAIPLGLLTLALGILAVATVLTGSPVDLGMEFTGGAELQIQTSDSPEEIRSEFDAPVASVTQVGSPTSDTYLVEFRAEDYDDLNSLVSQAEDAGYEIQQEGERSPSFAGDTQTQALFGLLIAFAGMAILVFLMFRTFIPSIAVVASAFSDIVIPLALMRLFNIELTLGTVAALLMLIGYSVDSDLLLNNHVLRRHGDFYTSTTRAMRTGVTMTITSIAAMVVMTVVARALGIPLLPAVGIVLVFGLLADLMNTYLLNVSLLRYYKYEAIAQ
- a CDS encoding preprotein translocase subunit SecD translates to MKLQLKKHWRIWLLVLFVVLSSVAVFAPTGGAGGGDLNETNGTDSPQGTSSQYTNLRFGLDLSGGTQVRAPLIGMTVTGLEIDDPGATEQTLQSELDLGAADVDADAEEGAVEIYTDHYVNDDWQSQDEAFQAFAAALQEAGYSVSTDDVRMGVTSQTRDTAEERLTRKISEGGLPGGEVSQVAQPGSQHLMVVEVPGANRTAVRERITDRGQVETVALFPDPETGEYRTESLIDQGDFANIGGATQDSGQTFVPVTLTQEAGPRFGQAMRDYGFDQQGGTNCNYNYQDQSLQENIQRMNESGQENRCLLTVVDGEVVYGSGIAPSLSSSFRDGSFDENPRYQTNTPDLETARQLELDMRTGALPTTLDIENRGTEFYLQPSLAERFKPLSLATGAVAVLAVAMMVFLRYRRPEVALPMTLTAGAEVFILLGFAAAVSLPLDLSHIAGFIAVIGTGVDDLVIIADEIMQQGEVKTSRVFESRFRKAFWVIGAAAATTIIAMSPLAVLSLGELRGFAIVTIVGVLIGVLITRPAYGDILRILVLEDE
- a CDS encoding TrmB family transcriptional regulator, whose protein sequence is MASLRDLGLSEYEARAYRALLKTGPTTAKELSRVSDVPMGRIYDVLNSIEQYNLVRSQSASRPKKYVAVEPTTALDRLLDDKKRELEEKANQYEEIVDDLTGELETAEPVEETFWTASVGPDETVDLLVERLSAADSRVVMVLSTYTEQFFDIDTVGTIILDELSEALERGVEVQLLMRPDLVPILPESIGDRYRGSLMEHDQFSVRTSENVSGTFTLIDENEVVIEVPHPLKSQEVFAMIDLKDREFAQSVRTEFDPRWEKAEELTF
- a CDS encoding PGF-CTERM sorting domain-containing protein, whose translation is MPSSRRRDPRIRAASAAVVLGLLLAAVAFAGAVLADDHTRAEAPHYEHDETGNATFEFLEQEDHSPGAENVSVRYTLKGGEAFDDVGASDGIAVDRFVVETDAVDHSDCAAHNIAAFGVDRGDDGSSGGYDVDLLKHTGSATFTEAGVAFEFYDYEDLGGDPPVVAADDRIVLELSDESSGGGCADTTGEIGFYNANAFLNGTGPREADRDDETYGFTVESEYTYVCECEDEEEARERIGPPPAPGTQTETPSETATATATPTSTQTGTEQPKTPTPGGEPILTATLNETVGNTGVTANASVGEDGVSADVSLNENGAGAEDGRAVDPPSPTPAEGPGFGAGVAVATLLGSSLLARRRLG
- a CDS encoding DUF255 domain-containing protein encodes the protein MTFRDGTLVDWREWGQEAFDVADRTGKPVLCSLTAPWCEWCETMDEESYSDPKLAAHVGESFVPVRVDVDRHPRVRERYNMGGFPTTVFLTPGGEVLSGATYLGPDGLRQVLDGVRRSWDAKGASAGRVPRALDEGDLPSGEVDAAIEAHMVEQVAAAFDDEFGGWGTGAKFPMARTVEFALKRDRDRATRTLEAIQTHLYDTYDGGFYRFAENRSWGEPHREKLTDENAALVRTFSNGYLYTGNDAYRNTAEGTVDYLTTTVWTGEAFGASQAASDYFLLEPTEREDADPPSVDGTVFADKNGLAAEALFRYAAVTDADGAERYAERALEYVLETLVDDGRVVHYDEPDSETGLLVDHARLLSGLTAAAQVTGPDGWIAPAREVADDAVDRLLAADGAFLDGEPTGAGLLDRPLRPLDTNAEMADALLDLWALTGEARYRETATDALAAFAGAHERMGVEVAGYAAACARAHYDPLVVRTPAAGTDLHRAALRIADHEKVVVPEDREDAVVVRAGSTSDPASTPDELLERAADGPAP
- a CDS encoding thiamine pyrophosphate-dependent dehydrogenase E1 component subunit alpha, with product MYRDVVTARHYEERLQEEYLEGKQPKFDISAGPIPGELHLAAGHEPAAVGVCQHLTDDDTVTAPHRPHHVAIAKGVDLKRMTAEIFGRRTGLSKGKGGHMHLFDPDVNFACSGIIAQGCPPAVGAAMAAKKRNSDAVAVSYVGEGAISQGGFLESLNLASVRDLPVVFVVEDNDWAISMPKERVTDVADGSKRAQGFDLPGERVDHNDPIAVYEAAERAVGRARAGNGPTLIEVQVHRRMGHFMGDAQEYRSDEEVEKLDRLDPIPKLEARLGREGLSDERIEELREAATRRVEDAIEWAKEQPQPDPAEAYDDVFVDPPASTTAAEAGGDD
- a CDS encoding PAS domain-containing sensor histidine kinase encodes the protein MDDPAKLRALLDHAQDKLVVVDETGTYRYANDAVERLLGYAPAEIVGQNTFEFMHPADRDRVRGAFQGLVDCEEPSSETAEYRHRTAGGDWVWLESLMSNNVATDLGGYVVSSRDVTDRKRAEERERRTEARLQQLAANAADVLWMFTGDWSELVFVNEAYERIYGQSIDEVRAEPTSFVEAIHPDDRQRVREYMERNAAGEATDIEYRVNPHRDYRRWVWVKAQPIVEAGEVTHIVGFSRDITDRRRRERQLRVMDNLLRHNLRNDMNVILGHAEIAKEQAGAGVADSMNVILETGEKLLETAAKEREIIDVLVGIDDRERVDLVALLGGVLEAFRSAYPAASVTVTGPDAVDAVALPEFRRALDELLENAAEHADADPEIGIEVRPFADHVEIEIRDNAPPIPGNEFEPLVGKNESDEIYHGTGLGLWLVYWVVDLSDGDIDFDCDGDGNVVTISLPRAHE
- a CDS encoding MOSC domain-containing protein; this encodes MSTPTLERIVVYPVKSLDPHDTLERVEVRPDGGLTYDRTFAMVDADGDYVNGKNDRRVHRLRSWFDPKAGRLTFRPADGEPAAFDVEDREAIEAWLADHFDEPVTLRYDETGGFPDDTLASGPTVISEATLEAVAGWFDGIDAAEMERRLRPNLVVSGVEAFWEDRLYEDEETAVAFRVGDAEFLGSNPCQRCVVPTRDPDTGAETPGFRETFVRKREETLPEWASEDWFDHYFRLMVNTFVPEATVGAELRVGDELEILGERPYPA